Proteins encoded by one window of Misgurnus anguillicaudatus chromosome 4, ASM2758022v2, whole genome shotgun sequence:
- the LOC129421289 gene encoding uncharacterized protein translates to MDTPLRNESSAGSSATLCDDLTTATDSTASLSSARAVVTLQQGEQLKAQAPILLYVNSPLSSTPLVTNKVTHGGRGTEAVSTSSEFTHDAIVHLIESMQRCSDIYSSRERALLFQSVQKELENLGHSIPVEKIRRKWNNLLVTYKRVKDRSSLGGAPTKTSWEYFEMMDNVLGQSNIFQGSPTSATLVGFATPTKAGAKSDVRPSNSVAAMTTPCLLPTGLITTPSQIPTMMTSPMLCKVNPKINPNPSGSTDTASISSKPASLINRQPLKQKLKRLRLNSLATRAAQQQGQAGERTSLLRNFLTSQEERTRLQEQRHRKIDARERRKEKTARAMADAMGTMATALELISSKQDTIIALLQRLADKH, encoded by the exons ATGGACACACCTCTTAGAAATGAGTCGTCTGCAGGAAGCTCCGCGACTTTATGCGATGACCTCACAACTGCAACCGACTCGACTGCGAGCTTATCTTCTGCACGAGCAGTAGTAACATTACAGCAGGGAGAGCAACTAAAGGCCCAGGCACCCATTTTACTTT ATGTTAACAGTCCTTTATCATCAACACCATTAGTTACCAACAAAGTCACTCATG GTGGTCGAGGAACAGAGGCAGTTTCAACATCATCTGAGTTCACCCATGATGCCATCGTACACCTCATTGAATCAATGCAAAGGTGCAGTGATATTTATAGCTCACGTGAGCGCGCGCTTCTCTTCCAGAGTGTTCAGAAAGAGCTGGAGAACCTTGGTCACTCCATACCTGTAGAGAAGATTCGACGTAAATGGAATAACCTCCTTGTTACGTACAAGAGGGTTAAAGATCGAAGCTCATTGGGTGGAGCCCCCACAAAGACCTCATGGGAGTACTTTGAA aTGATGGATAATGTTTTAGGTCAGAGCAATATTTTTCAAGGAAGCCCTACTTCAGCCACTCTTGTTGGATTTGCAACCCCAACTAAAGCAGGTGCAAAGTCAGATGTACGTCCATCTAACAGCGTGGCTGCAATGACCACCCCATGTCTGCTTCCCACTGGCCTCATCACAACGCCTTCCCAGATCCCTACAATGATGACGTCTCCAATGCTGTGCAAAGTTAACCCCAAAATAAACCCCAATCCCTCTGGTAGCACAGACACAGCCTCCATCTCATCTAAGCCTGCTTCACTGATAAACCGCCAGCCACTGAAACAGAAATTAAAGCGTCTTCGGCTCAACTCATTGGCTACTCGTGCGGCCCAGCAGCAAGGGCAGGCTGGGGAACGCACTTCACTTCTTCGTAATTTCCTCACCAGTCAAGAAGAGCGTACGCGTTTACAGGAGCAACGTCACCGCAAGATAGATGCACGAGAGCGTCGCAAGGAGAAAACCGCACGCGCCATGGCCGATGCGATGGGAACGATGGCAACGGCACTGGAATTGATCTCATCCAAGCAGGATACCATTATTGCTCTACTTCAGAGACTGGCTGATAAGCATTAA
- the LOC129421297 gene encoding uncharacterized protein codes for MGTPLRNESSAGNSAPLCDDLTTATDSTASLSAARAVQQGDQLKAQAPVLLYVNSPISSPLVNNKVSNKVPQGGRGTEAVSTTYEFSHDAIVHLIEAMQRCRDIYSSRERALLFQGVQKELENLGHSIPVEKIRRKWNNLLVTYKRVKDRSSLCGPSTKTSWEYFEMMDNVLGQSNVLQESPTSATLVGFATPAKAGAKSDVRPSNSVAAMTTPCLLPTGLITTTSQIPTMMTSPMLCKVTPKINPNPSCSTDTASISSKPASLVSRQPLKRKLKHLRLNSLANRAAQQQGQAGERTSLLRNFLTSQEERTGLQEQRQRKIDARERRKEKTARAMADAMGTMAAAVELISSKQDTIIALLQRLADKH; via the exons ATGGGCACACCTCTAAGAAATGAGTCGTCTGCAGGAAACTCCGCGCCTTTATGCGATGACCTCACAACTGCAACCGACTCGACTGCGAGCTTATCTGCTGCACGAGCAGTACAGCAGGGAGATCAACTAAAGGCCCAGGCTCCTGTTTTACTCT ATGTTAACAGTCCTATATCATCACCATTAGTTAACAACAAAGTCTCCAACAAAGTCCCACAAG GTGGACGAGGAACAGAGGCAGTTTCTACAACATATGAATTTAGCCATGATGCCATCGTACACCTCATCGAAGCAATGCAAAGGTGCCGAGATATTTATAGCTCACGCGAGCGCGCGCTTCTCTTCCAGGGTGTTCAGAAAGAGCTGGAGAATCTTGGTCACTCCATACCTGTAGAGAAGATTCGCCGTAAATGGAATAACCTCCTTGTTACGTACAAGAGGGTTAAAGATCGAAGCTCATTGTGTGGACCCTCCACAAAGACTTCATGGGAGTACTTTGAA ATGATGGATAATGTTTTAGGGCAGAGCAATGTTCTTCAGGAAAGCCCTACTTCAGCCACTCTTGTTGGATTTGCGACCCCAGCTAAAGCAGGTGCAAAGTCGGATGTACGTCCATCTAACAGCGTGGCTGCAATGACCACCCCATGTCTGCTTCCCACTGGCCTCATCACAACAACTTCCCAGATCCCTACAATGATGACGTCTCCAATGCTGTGCAAAGTTACCCCTAAAATAAACCCCAATCCCTCTTGTAGCACAGACACAGCCTCCATCTCATCTAAGCCTGCTTCACTGGTTAGCCGCCAGCCACTGAAACGAAAATTAAAGCATCTTCGGCTCAACTCATTGGCTAATCGTGCGGCCCAGCAGCAAGGGCAGGCTGGGGAACGCACTTCACTTCTTCGTAATTTTCTCACCAGTCAAGAAGAGCGTACGGGTTTACAGGAGCAACGTCAGCGCAAGATAGATGCACGAGAGCGACGCAAGGAGAAAACCGCACGCGCCATGGCCGATGCGATGGGAACGATGGCAGCGGCAGTGGAGTTGATCTCATCCAAGCAGGATACCATTATTGCTTTACTTCAGAGACTGGCTGATAAGCATTAA